One window of the Prinia subflava isolate CZ2003 ecotype Zambia chromosome 1, Cam_Psub_1.2, whole genome shotgun sequence genome contains the following:
- the LOC134556836 gene encoding uncharacterized protein LOC134556836 translates to MSAKTAISSAVLFASLLTIAQAWLVPQPQQNVWAVLAKSLGQDHICLNQASAANPMASCLVGIPFKDREMPKMLLGYAQKLRQEAAKMEHNLKHAHYIVAWYNYIKSLPKLENEPQELELLGSARAESCFHIRNDHVQRHHRHFVSSKAHFNTHWCNAVSFSYPPIPPQKSAQVFAHPRQLPRGTFLICGDHAWAGIPSHLSGGPCTFGTLGLFSPNKSQILDWGTQNSTNGAHILAHSRKKREDYSLKKLADDCDEEIIHWSRSKGIAITVFAPWVAIAKTLGELGHLECWVAKQSRLTSRALSNLLKDEEITRQATLQNRAAIDYLLLLHGHSCEEFEGLCCFNLTSRAKGTREALKQMENMIGDIKQEYGDWLSNLFKGWGISGWTGSILRTVLLIVFVLFVAIASLGLMKKMLQNLISSSTSPLKAEVHRVAVEVGPEVFKEEEESFVDEDEQAEQLEIIVEEVRSFPREQWPTQQQWFAESYPRSEHLVDPPQFGYLR, encoded by the coding sequence ATGAGCGCCAAGACTGCCATCAGTTCAGCCGTCCTCTTCGCCAGTCTCCTGACCATCGCCCAGGCGTGGCTCGTCCCCCAGCCACAACAGAACGTCTGGGCTGTCTTGGCCAAATCACTGGGCCAAGACCACATATGTCTCAACCAAGCGAGTGCCGCGAATCCCATGGcatcctgcctcgtggggatcccatttaaagatcgtgagatgcccaagatgcttctaggttatgctcaaaaacttagacaagaagctgctaaaatggagcataacctaaagcatgcccattacatcgtcgcgtggtacaattatattaaaagtcttccaaagttagaaaacgagcctcaggagctggagctcctaGGTTCCGCCAGAGCcgaatcttgttttcatatccGCAACGACCATGTCCAGCGTCACCACCgtcattttgtctcctccaaagcccattttaatacTCATTGGTGTAACGCTGTGTCCTTTAGTTATCCtccaatccctccccaaaaatcagcccaagtcTTTGCCCATCCCCGCCAGCTTCCTAGGGGAACATTCTTGATTTGCGGAGACCACgcatgggcaggtatcccctctcacctctccggaggcccgtgcacctttgggaccctcggattgttttcacccaacaaatcacaaattttggattggggtacacaaaattctacaaatggtGCACATATATTGGCACActctagaaagaagagagaagactactctctcaaaaaattggCAGACGATTGCGATGAGGAAATTATCCATTGGAGCAGATCTAAAGGCATCGCAATCACAGTATTTGCGCCGTGGGTCGCCATTGCTAAGACCCTCGGAGAATTAGGCCATTTGGAATGTTGGGTAGCTAAGCAATCCCGTTTGACTTCTAGGGCCCTAtcaaacctcctgaaagatgaggaaattacgaggcaggcaaccctccagaatcgtgcagccatcgattacctcctgctcctccacggtcactcgtgtgaggagtttgaggggctctgctgctttaatttgacatcTAGGGCCAAGGGGACTCGCGAGGcactcaaacaaatggaaaacatgatagGAGACATCAAACAAGAATACGGGGACTGGCTCAGTAATTTATTCAAGGGATGGGGGATCTCGGGTTGGACGGGATCGATTCTTAgaactgttctgttaattgtttttgtgctttttgttgctattgccagccttggactaatgaaaaagatgttgcagaatttgatttcttcctccacatcaccACTCAAAGCTGAAGTCCACCGAGTAGCCGTTGAAGTAggcccagaagtgttcaaggaggaggaggaaagcttcgttgatgaggacgagcaggctgaacagcttgaaatcaTCGTGGAAGAAGTGCGCAGCTTTCCTCGAGAACAATGGCCTActcaacagcagtggtttgcagaaTCATACCCACGTTCTGAACACCTGGTGGACCCCCCTCAATTCGGATATCTGAGATAG